The following proteins are encoded in a genomic region of Huiozyma naganishii CBS 8797 chromosome 9, complete genome:
- the KNAG0I03090 gene encoding uncharacterized protein has translation MIDVSDRYIVSNVYLIFINKDGSKVLRSGLPKDRYMRKEEADVLKKLKIIDLDDLYTKYSSSDLMSCSSTKLFQYMECEKIRVIKTESGYQIDRGQEKAQAMEMAVIRYRTMHKKVKYLFYAGAEGAIEIDTTKDFIPITTDREVGFYRKKLCLHNLIFTHCDAQLLLNFLEKDSTKRERISTVLLRYYTEVCVKVAKTTYSRDRNGEFSPFPREVTSTTLNLDVRNLMVFLYLDDAYEQFSFAEKGERPARTASLFGETMGDEELLQVALRFREMIKDKRYVGYFTRLCQLATIDTNKLSNDRVHFMGGSQYRYFLNAIKSWTTYAALYPQTVNEPEDISTMFTEKTSDTWKWLTITYTLVVKDLQQNAEQVVRDMGPYECAVWGKHFSRDYLVEFYDNLKLEFEGCVKSLRGFFGNIPSVDLVAGRLLDDVSYNVAEKPRLISSSFQALFKGHSLD, from the coding sequence ATGATTGATGTCTCGGATCGCTACATTGTCAGCAACGTATATctcattttcatcaacaaggATGGCTCTAAGGTGTTGCGTTCTGGTCTTCCCAAAGACAGATATATGCGCAAAGAAGAGGCAGACGTGCTCAAAAAACTCAAAATTATAGACCTAGACGATCTGTACACCAAATATAGCTCCTCTGATCTTATGTCCTGCTCTTCGACTAAACTGTTTCAGTACATGGAATGCGAGAAGATTCGGGTTATTAAAACTGAATCTGGCTACCAAATTGACAGAGGTCAAGAGAAGGCACAGGCCATGGAAATGGCGGTCATCCGTTATCGCACAATGCACAAGAAGGTCAAGTACCTGTTCTATGCCGGGGCCGAGGGTGCCATAGAAATCGACACCACCAAAGATTTCATCCCTATCACCACCGACCGTGAGGTTGGGTTCTACCGAAAGAAACTCTGCTTGCACAATTTGATCTTTACTCACTGTGACGCGCAGTTGCTGCTAAACTTCCTGGAAAAAGACTCCACCAAGCGCGAGCGCATCTCGACCGTTCTTCTGAGGTACTACACTGAGGTCTGCGTGAAAGTTGCTAAAACCACTTACTCCAGGGACAGAAACGGAGAATTCAGCCCTTTCCCTCGCGAGGTTACTTCCACtactttgaatttggaCGTCCGAAATCTGATGGTTTTCCTTTACCTGGATGACGCCTACGAACAGTTTAGTTTTGCCGAGAAAGGGGAACGGCCTGCACGGACCGCGTCTCTGTTCGGCGAGACCATGGGCGACGAAGAGTTGCTTCAGGTTGCGTTGCGCTTCAGAGAGATGATTAAAGACAAGCGCTACGTTGGCTACTTCACTCGTCTCTGTCAGCTGGCGACGATCGACACGAACAAACTGTCGAACGATCGGGTGCACTTCATGGGTGGGTCGCAGTACcgttattttttgaatgcCATCAAGTCATGGACCACGTACGCGGCGTTGTACCCTCAGACGGTTAACGAGCCGGAGGATATCAGTACAATGTTCACCGAAAAGACTTCGGACACGTGGAAGTGGCTTACCATTACGTACACGCTGGTGGTTAAGGACCTTCAACAAAATGCAGAGCAGGTTGTCCGGGACATGGGACCGTATGAGTGTGCGGTCTGGGGCAAGCATTTTTCCAGGGATTACCTCGTCGAGTTCTACGACAACCTCAAGTTGGAGTTCGAGGGGTGTGTGAAGTCGTTGCGGGGGTTCTTTGGGAATATCCCCTCAGTTGACCTGGTTGCTGGTCGCCTGCTGGATGACGTTTCGTATAACGTTGCGGAGAAACCTCGGTTAATCAGTTCTTCTTTCCAGGCACTGTTTAAGGGGCACAGCCTAGATTAG